A window of Staphylococcus sp. 17KM0847 contains these coding sequences:
- a CDS encoding DM13 domain-containing protein, with product MKIKSILLSTTVATSLLLGACGNMDDDKEMKKDDKMMESKMEDKKADMKSMMKEGMFKGENDQEVEGKAMIKDGKLMLSDFKSSKGPDLHVYLTKNGDVEKGMKIDKIKYDEKEQTFDLKDVNVDDYDTATIYCDKAHVVFGNAKLMDTK from the coding sequence ATGAAAATCAAATCAATCTTATTATCAACAACTGTTGCAACATCTTTACTTTTAGGCGCATGTGGCAATATGGATGACGACAAAGAAATGAAAAAAGACGACAAAATGATGGAAAGTAAAATGGAAGATAAAAAAGCTGACATGAAGTCAATGATGAAAGAAGGTATGTTCAAAGGCGAAAACGATCAAGAAGTTGAAGGTAAAGCGATGATTAAAGATGGCAAATTAATGCTTTCTGATTTTAAATCTTCTAAAGGTCCAGACTTACACGTTTACTTGACTAAAAATGGCGATGTCGAAAAAGGTATGAAAATTGATAAAATCAAATATGATGAAAAAGAACAAACTTTCGACCTTAAAGATGTTAATGTTGACGACTATGATACAGCAACAATTTACTGTGACAAAGCACACGTTGTCTTCGGTAACGCTAAATTAATGGACACTAAATAA
- a CDS encoding cell wall metabolism sensor histidine kinase WalK: MTIRKQLFISFVTSIIITTLFLYIFYKMMWFNGQQTIVLTLFSLISSMMTMMIAMTFSVPTIHKIERLNNETQKISNGNFNIDHLNIQSPLEVKELNESFEQMVTQVQAQMTQIKNDELEKMHMVQNLAHDLKTPLASIKSYSEALQDGIIQDYESQQHAYKVLINQTDRLSHMFDDLTTMVNVATHTKKQEQLQIDQLLLSILEGYQHHFEQQQRHINVEVEDHIPRFIQDQVAIERIISNFLDNALKFSESGTPISISVHKTKSEQLAIAVSDQGQGIPSRYISRIFERTYRVEGSRNLNSGGSGLGLYIAQTLAHQIGGQITVESQPNMGSTFTLQFPI; encoded by the coding sequence ATGACAATACGCAAACAACTCTTTATATCTTTTGTCACTTCTATTATAATTACAACATTATTTCTCTATATTTTTTATAAAATGATGTGGTTCAATGGTCAACAAACAATTGTATTAACATTATTTTCATTGATTTCAAGTATGATGACAATGATGATTGCGATGACCTTTTCTGTGCCAACCATTCATAAAATCGAACGTTTAAATAACGAAACTCAAAAGATATCCAATGGTAATTTCAATATTGATCACCTCAATATTCAATCTCCTCTTGAAGTCAAAGAACTAAACGAATCTTTTGAGCAAATGGTGACACAAGTTCAAGCACAAATGACACAAATTAAAAATGATGAACTTGAAAAGATGCATATGGTACAAAATTTAGCCCATGATTTAAAGACACCATTAGCAAGTATTAAATCTTATTCTGAAGCATTACAAGATGGTATAATACAAGACTATGAATCACAGCAACATGCTTATAAAGTATTGATTAACCAAACAGATCGACTCAGCCATATGTTCGATGACTTAACAACAATGGTTAATGTCGCCACGCACACGAAAAAACAAGAACAACTACAAATTGATCAATTGCTTCTTTCTATATTAGAAGGTTATCAACATCATTTTGAACAACAGCAACGCCATATCAATGTTGAAGTAGAAGACCATATCCCTCGCTTCATACAAGATCAAGTCGCGATCGAACGCATTATCTCTAACTTTTTAGATAACGCCTTAAAATTTTCTGAAAGTGGTACACCTATCAGTATTAGCGTACACAAAACAAAAAGCGAACAACTTGCCATCGCAGTTAGTGATCAAGGACAAGGGATCCCATCTCGATATATCTCACGTATCTTTGAACGTACCTATCGCGTTGAAGGCTCACGGAACCTCAATAGTGGCGGTTCCGGCTTAGGACTTTATATTGCTCAAACACTTGCACATCAAATCGGTGGTCAAATTACTGTTGAGAGCCAACCTAACATGGGTTCAACATTTACATTACAATTCCCAATATAA
- a CDS encoding amino acid ABC transporter ATP-binding protein, giving the protein MIELQNIKKSFNGKEVIKGIDLSVAQGEVITLIGRSGSGKTTLLRMMNALEVPTEGAVYVNGKTYTADNKKAQIEVRKQSGMVFQSYNLFPHKTAIENVMEGLVTVKKIKKQQAYDEALKLLTKVGLEGVKDQRPHALSGGQQQRVAIARALAMNPKVMLFDEPTSALDPELVNDVLAVIKELANEGMTMVIVTHEMRFAREVSDRTVFINDGLIGEQGPPETLFTQPQTEALQRFLNVIEV; this is encoded by the coding sequence ATGATTGAACTTCAAAATATAAAAAAGTCTTTTAATGGTAAAGAAGTTATTAAAGGTATTGATCTTTCAGTAGCACAAGGTGAAGTTATTACGTTAATAGGCAGATCAGGTTCCGGTAAGACGACATTGTTAAGGATGATGAATGCTTTAGAGGTACCTACTGAAGGTGCCGTATATGTAAATGGTAAAACGTATACGGCAGATAATAAAAAGGCACAAATTGAAGTGAGAAAACAATCGGGTATGGTATTTCAAAGTTATAATTTATTTCCACATAAAACAGCAATTGAAAATGTCATGGAAGGCTTAGTTACAGTTAAAAAAATTAAAAAGCAACAAGCGTATGATGAGGCGTTAAAATTATTAACTAAAGTTGGATTAGAAGGTGTGAAAGATCAACGTCCACATGCCTTATCTGGTGGTCAACAGCAGAGAGTCGCTATCGCACGTGCATTAGCTATGAATCCCAAAGTTATGCTATTTGATGAACCGACATCTGCGCTTGATCCAGAATTGGTGAATGATGTATTAGCAGTTATAAAAGAATTAGCCAATGAGGGAATGACAATGGTCATTGTGACACATGAAATGCGTTTTGCACGTGAGGTATCCGATAGAACTGTTTTTATAAATGATGGCTTAATCGGTGAACAGGGACCTCCAGAAACATTATTTACACAACCCCAAACAGAAGCACTACAAAGGTTTTTAAATGTAATAGAAGTATAA
- a CDS encoding response regulator transcription factor, protein MTHHVLIVDDEPDICDICKTYFEFEGYRVSIASNGQEAIDMLDQHIDLLILDIMMPQKDGYAVIKDMKARHLDIPYIYLTAKTTEADTIYGLMLGADDYVKKPFSPRELVIRAKNILSRTCHQSIDHETLTFGTLTLNNLTKTVTIEGQNIDLRVKEFELLWYFATHENIALSKTDLLEQVWGYDYYEDMNTLNVHIHRLREKLEHYHYNDYQIKTVWGLGYKFQRGH, encoded by the coding sequence ATGACGCACCACGTATTGATTGTTGATGATGAACCCGACATTTGTGATATATGTAAAACATATTTTGAGTTCGAAGGTTATCGTGTATCCATTGCCTCTAACGGTCAAGAAGCAATCGATATGTTAGACCAGCATATTGATTTGCTCATTTTAGATATTATGATGCCCCAAAAAGATGGCTATGCTGTCATCAAAGATATGAAAGCACGCCACTTGGATATTCCATATATTTACTTAACCGCTAAAACGACTGAGGCTGATACAATCTATGGTTTAATGCTGGGTGCAGATGACTATGTAAAAAAACCATTTAGTCCAAGAGAGTTGGTGATTCGTGCTAAAAATATTTTATCGCGTACATGTCATCAATCTATCGATCACGAAACATTAACTTTCGGTACACTCACTCTGAATAATCTCACAAAAACTGTGACGATTGAAGGGCAAAACATCGACTTGAGAGTGAAAGAATTTGAATTATTATGGTATTTTGCAACACATGAAAATATAGCGTTATCTAAAACTGATCTCCTAGAACAAGTATGGGGATATGATTATTATGAAGATATGAATACTTTAAACGTGCATATACATCGTCTACGTGAAAAATTAGAACACTATCATTATAATGACTACCAAATCAAGACGGTGTGGGGACTTGGTTACAAATTCCAGAGGGGGCATTAG
- a CDS encoding amino acid ABC transporter substrate-binding protein: MKKGLFLVIALMVVLAACGNGNDTKENSKKDDKKIIVGTEGTYAPFTFHDKNDKLTGYDVEVTKAVAKEMGYDVEFKETQWDSMFAGLDAGRFDVIANQVGINDERKEKYKFSEPYTYSNGVLVVNEDNNDIQSFDDVKGKKLAQTLTSNYGKLAQSKGADITKVDGFNQAMDLLQSKRVEGTFNDNISYLDYKKQKPNAKIKAIDGDAEQSQSAFTFSKKTDDKIVDDFNKGLKKIKENGELEKISKKWFGENVSEPK; this comes from the coding sequence ATGAAAAAAGGTTTATTTCTTGTTATTGCACTAATGGTTGTATTAGCTGCATGTGGTAATGGTAATGATACTAAAGAGAACAGTAAGAAAGATGATAAGAAAATTATTGTTGGAACTGAGGGAACTTATGCGCCGTTCACATTCCACGATAAAAATGACAAGTTAACAGGTTATGATGTAGAAGTTACAAAAGCTGTAGCAAAAGAAATGGGTTATGACGTTGAATTTAAAGAGACACAGTGGGATTCAATGTTTGCAGGTTTAGATGCAGGTCGTTTTGATGTTATCGCAAACCAAGTGGGTATTAATGACGAAAGAAAAGAAAAATATAAGTTTTCTGAGCCGTATACTTACTCAAACGGTGTATTAGTTGTAAATGAAGATAATAATGATATTCAATCATTTGATGATGTAAAAGGTAAAAAACTTGCCCAAACATTAACTTCAAATTATGGTAAGTTGGCACAATCTAAAGGTGCAGATATTACAAAAGTAGATGGATTTAATCAAGCGATGGATTTATTACAATCTAAACGCGTTGAAGGAACATTTAATGATAATATTTCATACTTAGATTATAAAAAGCAAAAGCCTAATGCTAAAATTAAAGCCATTGATGGTGACGCAGAGCAAAGTCAATCGGCGTTTACATTTAGTAAAAAAACAGATGATAAAATAGTTGATGATTTCAATAAAGGATTGAAAAAAATCAAAGAGAACGGTGAGTTAGAAAAAATAAGTAAGAAATGGTTTGGTGAAAATGTTTCAGAACCTAAATGA
- a CDS encoding DoxX family membrane protein, with amino-acid sequence MTMVWKIIILLIRMGSGLIMLMQGFEKLTGGFTVSGLVPVIKNNQDTPDWYKSFFANIVSQQLDLFQWFIPLGEIAIGLGLLLGILSYIASFFGAFVMLNYLLADMIFTYPLQLFFFIILLMNKETLCKLNLMHFFKRKKLRDDKHDAPRIDC; translated from the coding sequence ATGACAATGGTTTGGAAAATAATAATACTGTTAATCAGAATGGGATCTGGGTTAATTATGCTTATGCAAGGTTTTGAAAAATTAACAGGTGGTTTTACAGTCAGTGGACTAGTTCCCGTCATCAAAAACAATCAAGATACACCTGATTGGTATAAATCTTTTTTTGCAAATATCGTCAGTCAACAGTTGGATCTATTCCAATGGTTTATTCCGCTGGGTGAGATTGCGATTGGCTTGGGCTTATTACTTGGTATCTTATCTTATATCGCTAGTTTCTTCGGCGCTTTTGTGATGTTAAATTATCTTCTGGCAGATATGATTTTTACGTATCCATTACAGCTATTTTTCTTTATAATATTATTAATGAATAAAGAAACACTGTGCAAACTAAATTTGATGCACTTCTTTAAAAGAAAAAAGCTAAGGGATGATAAACATGACGCACCACGTATTGATTGTTGA
- a CDS encoding amino acid ABC transporter permease: protein MFQNLNDEQLHALNAAKQAFLPMLEGLVKYSIPITLVTFAIGLILALFTALMRISSSKILRGIARFYVSIIRGTPMIVQLFIIFYGIPEIGRLATGDADNQLTLSPVIAAIIGLSLNVGAYASEILRGGIMSIPKGQTEAAYSIGMSYKQTIQRIILPQAIRVSVPALGNTFLSLIKDTSLLGFILVAEMFRKAQEVASTSYEFLTIYLLVALLYWITCFIISVVQSYYESYIERGYHS, encoded by the coding sequence ATGTTTCAGAACCTAAATGATGAGCAACTCCACGCGCTAAATGCTGCGAAACAAGCTTTTCTGCCTATGTTAGAGGGGTTAGTCAAATATTCAATACCGATTACATTAGTGACTTTTGCTATTGGTTTAATTTTAGCGCTATTTACTGCTTTGATGCGTATTTCTAGTAGTAAAATATTGAGAGGTATTGCACGTTTTTATGTCTCAATCATTCGAGGTACACCGATGATTGTACAGCTATTTATTATCTTTTATGGTATTCCTGAGATAGGTAGGTTGGCAACAGGAGATGCAGATAATCAGCTTACGTTGTCACCAGTTATTGCTGCAATTATTGGGTTGTCGCTTAACGTTGGCGCGTATGCATCTGAAATACTACGTGGTGGCATTATGTCGATACCTAAAGGACAGACAGAAGCGGCGTACTCTATTGGTATGAGTTATAAACAAACAATCCAACGTATTATTTTACCTCAAGCAATTAGAGTGTCGGTACCTGCATTGGGCAATACCTTTTTAAGTCTAATCAAGGACACATCATTATTAGGATTTATTTTAGTTGCAGAAATGTTTAGAAAAGCACAAGAAGTAGCATCTACAAGCTATGAATTTTTGACTATTTATTTATTAGTCGCACTGTTATACTGGATCACATGTTTTATCATATCCGTGGTTCAATCATACTATGAATCTTATATTGAAAGAGGGTATCACTCATGA
- a CDS encoding GntR family transcriptional regulator has protein sequence MLKYQTIANEIENYIETHQLQHGEKLPVLDQLMTQFNTSKTTIIKALDSLEKQGIVFQVRGSGIFVRRKKRADYISLLSNQGFKQELEQFNITSDIIEFNIQKPTHKIAQNLHISLDQDIYYVKRVRHMDGKPFCIESSYYNKAYVTYLNNEIIQNSIFSYIQEGLGLKIGFSDFYMQMDKLTAFEATHLHLQENDPKLIVEQLFYLTNGVPFNYSEIHYHYQYAKFYVFSTNH, from the coding sequence ATGCTAAAATACCAAACAATTGCAAATGAAATTGAGAATTATATTGAGACACACCAGTTACAACACGGCGAAAAATTACCCGTTCTAGATCAATTAATGACACAATTTAATACGAGTAAAACAACGATTATTAAAGCATTAGATTCATTAGAAAAACAAGGGATCGTATTTCAAGTTCGAGGAAGTGGTATTTTTGTCCGTAGAAAAAAGAGAGCTGATTATATCAGCTTATTGTCAAATCAAGGCTTCAAACAAGAATTAGAACAATTTAATATTACATCTGACATCATTGAATTTAATATTCAAAAACCTACACATAAAATTGCTCAAAACCTACATATTTCATTAGATCAAGATATTTACTATGTCAAACGTGTACGTCATATGGATGGTAAGCCATTTTGCATAGAATCTTCTTACTATAATAAAGCTTATGTTACTTATTTAAATAACGAGATCATTCAAAATTCCATCTTTAGTTATATTCAAGAAGGTCTAGGTTTAAAAATAGGATTTTCTGATTTTTATATGCAAATGGATAAACTTACAGCATTCGAAGCAACGCACCTACATCTTCAAGAGAATGATCCAAAACTTATTGTTGAGCAATTATTTTACTTAACAAATGGTGTACCTTTTAATTATTCCGAAATACATTACCATTACCAATATGCCAAATTTTATGTTTTTAGTACAAATCATTAA